In Chlorogloeopsis sp. ULAP01, the following are encoded in one genomic region:
- the tatA gene encoding twin-arginine translocase TatA/TatE family subunit — protein sequence MFGLGWTEVGVIAIVALLIFGPKKIPELGSSLGKTLRGFKEELNKNSSDENSSESEKGEEINS from the coding sequence ATGTTTGGACTGGGATGGACGGAAGTTGGTGTAATCGCGATCGTTGCGCTTCTGATTTTTGGCCCAAAAAAAATTCCCGAATTGGGAAGTTCACTGGGCAAAACCTTACGGGGTTTTAAAGAAGAATTGAATAAAAACTCTAGTGATGAGAACAGTTCAGAATCAGAAAAAGGAGAAGAAATTAATAGCTAG
- the ispF gene encoding 2-C-methyl-D-erythritol 2,4-cyclodiphosphate synthase — protein sequence MNFRIGNGYDIHQLVSDRPLILGGVNIPHSLGLLGHSDADVITHAIMDAMLGALSLGDIGHYFPPSDPQWAGADSLVLLSKVNQLIQQQGWQIGNIDSVIVAERPKLKPHIGKMRENIATVLQLLPNQVGIKATTNEKLGPVGREEGICAYAVVLLVAS from the coding sequence ATGAACTTTCGTATTGGTAACGGCTACGACATCCACCAACTAGTGAGCGATCGCCCTCTGATTTTGGGCGGAGTTAATATACCTCACTCTTTGGGTTTATTAGGGCATAGCGATGCTGATGTCATCACGCACGCGATTATGGATGCCATGCTTGGAGCGCTGTCTTTAGGGGACATTGGGCATTATTTTCCTCCTAGCGATCCACAATGGGCAGGGGCAGATAGTTTGGTGCTATTAAGTAAGGTAAACCAATTGATTCAACAACAAGGTTGGCAAATAGGGAATATTGACTCAGTAATAGTGGCAGAACGCCCAAAATTAAAACCCCATATTGGGAAAATGCGGGAAAATATAGCAACTGTTTTGCAATTATTGCCAAATCAGGTAGGAATAAAAGCCACGACCAATGAAAAATTAGGCCCCGTTGGCAGAGAAGAAGGTATTTGTGCTTATGCTGTTGTCTTATTAGTAGCTTCCTAG
- the trmD gene encoding tRNA (guanosine(37)-N1)-methyltransferase TrmD, whose product MRFDIVTLFPDCFTSVLSSGLIGKALAKQIAQVNLVNPRDFTTDKHRKVDDEPYGGGVGMLMKPEPIFAAVESLPVLSRREVILMSPQGQTINQPLLRELASNYDQLVVICGHYEGVDERVLHLVTREISLGDFILTGGEIPAMALINGVVRLLPGTVGKVESLTLESFEEGLLDYPQYTRPANFRGWKVPDVLLSGNHAEIAKWRLQQQIKRTRDRRPDLLKAWEEAKGGGDKKKESRGAEEQTGRGD is encoded by the coding sequence GTGCGCTTTGATATAGTTACGCTATTTCCTGATTGTTTTACCTCTGTTCTCAGTTCGGGGCTGATCGGCAAAGCTCTGGCAAAACAGATTGCCCAAGTGAATTTAGTGAATCCACGAGATTTTACCACCGACAAACACCGGAAAGTTGATGATGAACCATACGGTGGCGGTGTGGGAATGCTGATGAAGCCAGAACCTATCTTTGCTGCTGTAGAGTCACTGCCTGTATTGTCCAGAAGAGAAGTGATTTTGATGAGTCCTCAGGGGCAAACCATCAATCAGCCTCTCCTACGAGAATTGGCAAGCAATTATGACCAATTGGTAGTAATTTGCGGTCACTATGAAGGTGTGGATGAGCGAGTATTACATCTAGTTACTCGTGAAATATCTTTGGGTGACTTTATTCTGACTGGAGGAGAAATTCCGGCAATGGCTCTAATTAACGGTGTGGTACGGCTACTACCAGGAACTGTCGGAAAAGTCGAATCTCTGACCTTAGAAAGTTTTGAGGAAGGCTTGTTGGATTATCCTCAGTACACTCGTCCAGCTAATTTTCGCGGTTGGAAGGTGCCGGATGTGCTTTTGTCTGGCAATCATGCCGAAATTGCCAAGTGGCGGTTACAACAACAAATCAAAAGAACACGCGATCGCCGTCCGGATTTGCTCAAAGCCTGGGAAGAGGCAAAGGGAGGTGGGGATAAAAAGAAGGAGAGCAGAGGAGCAGAGGAACAGACGGGCAGAGGAGATTAA
- a CDS encoding ABC transporter substrate-binding protein, giving the protein MIFVRTFTTIKHFRLPVILALITAFTVAACNPASFQTQAASVPQLVTSVLSDPKTFNYALNSEAPNVFGLIYEGLITENPITGEVEPALAESWQISDDKLGIVFTLRNGLKWSDGKPLTVDDIVFTYKDIYLNEAIPTDARDILRIGESRQLPSVRKLDERRVEFTTAEPFRPFLRVLGLPILPAHSLQEYVKQKDGEGKPIFLQKLGVDTPPAQIIVNGPYKLERYDTSQRVIFRRNPYYWRKDAQGNSQPYIDRIIWQIVESTDTALLQFRSGGLDSISISPDYFSLLKRQEKQGNFNTYNGGPATGTSFVLFNLNKGQRNGKPLVNPVKSRWFNTVEFRQAVAYAIDRQTMINNTFRGLGQPQDSPISVQSPYYLSAKEGLKVYDYNPEKARQLLIKAGFKYNDRGLLLDAQGNHVRFTLLTNAGNKIREAMGSQIKRDLSKIGMTVDFTPIAWNTYTDKLSNTLDWEAALLGLTGGVEPNDGANVWSPEGGLHMFNQKPQPGQKPIEGWQVAPWEAQIGKLYIKGAQEFDEAKVKEIYAETQRITQEYLPFIYLVNQYSMAAVRDRFAGIQYSALGGAFWNIHEIKVTDQ; this is encoded by the coding sequence ATGATATTTGTTCGTACCTTTACCACAATTAAGCATTTTCGTTTACCAGTAATTTTGGCTTTAATCACAGCATTTACTGTTGCTGCTTGCAACCCAGCTAGTTTTCAAACCCAAGCTGCTTCAGTACCGCAATTGGTAACAAGCGTTCTTAGCGATCCCAAAACTTTTAACTATGCTCTCAATTCCGAGGCTCCCAATGTTTTTGGTCTTATTTATGAGGGGTTAATTACTGAAAATCCAATCACTGGTGAAGTCGAGCCTGCTTTAGCAGAATCTTGGCAAATTTCCGATGATAAGTTGGGAATTGTATTTACCCTGCGCAACGGCTTGAAATGGTCTGATGGTAAACCTTTAACTGTAGACGATATAGTGTTTACCTATAAAGACATCTACCTGAATGAAGCCATTCCTACAGATGCTAGAGATATTCTCCGAATAGGTGAAAGCAGACAATTACCTTCTGTACGAAAATTGGATGAGCGTCGAGTTGAGTTTACGACAGCTGAACCTTTTAGACCTTTTTTGCGTGTTCTAGGACTGCCTATTCTACCTGCTCATTCATTACAAGAATACGTGAAACAAAAAGATGGTGAGGGTAAACCAATCTTTTTACAAAAATTAGGTGTTGATACTCCTCCTGCACAAATTATTGTTAATGGCCCATATAAACTAGAACGCTACGATACTAGCCAACGTGTTATATTCCGGCGTAACCCTTATTACTGGCGTAAAGACGCTCAAGGTAATTCTCAACCTTATATTGATCGCATTATTTGGCAAATTGTAGAATCGACAGATACTGCTTTGTTGCAATTTCGTTCTGGCGGGTTGGATTCTATTAGCATATCCCCAGACTATTTTTCTTTATTAAAACGGCAAGAAAAACAAGGTAATTTCAATACTTATAATGGTGGCCCGGCGACAGGTACTTCGTTTGTTTTATTTAATCTTAATAAAGGTCAAAGAAATGGCAAGCCGCTCGTCAATCCAGTTAAATCACGTTGGTTTAATACAGTCGAATTTCGCCAAGCAGTAGCCTATGCAATTGACCGTCAAACAATGATTAACAACACTTTTCGTGGTTTAGGTCAACCGCAAGATTCACCTATTTCTGTGCAAAGTCCTTACTATCTTTCGGCGAAAGAAGGCTTAAAAGTTTACGATTATAATCCAGAAAAAGCCAGGCAATTGCTGATCAAAGCGGGATTTAAGTATAATGATAGAGGCTTGCTATTAGATGCTCAAGGCAATCACGTCCGCTTCACTTTACTTACTAATGCTGGTAATAAAATTCGCGAAGCAATGGGTTCTCAAATTAAAAGAGACTTAAGCAAAATTGGTATGACAGTAGATTTTACTCCCATTGCTTGGAATACTTATACGGATAAGCTGTCTAACACTTTAGACTGGGAAGCTGCTCTACTAGGTTTGACAGGTGGCGTAGAACCAAACGATGGCGCTAATGTTTGGTCTCCGGAAGGCGGGTTGCATATGTTTAATCAGAAACCCCAACCAGGACAAAAACCAATTGAAGGTTGGCAGGTGGCTCCTTGGGAGGCACAAATTGGCAAACTTTACATTAAAGGCGCACAGGAATTTGATGAAGCCAAGGTGAAGGAGATTTATGCTGAAACTCAACGTATAACTCAAGAATATTTACCTTTTATTTACCTAGTTAATCAATACTCAATGGCAGCAGTACGCGATCGCTTTGCAGGCATTCAATACTCTGCTCTTGGTGGTGCTTTCTGGAATATTCATGAAATTAAAGTCACGGATCAGTGA
- the argH gene encoding argininosuccinate lyase encodes MTKQQTWSQRFESALHPAIARFNASINFDIELIEYDLTGSVAHAKMLSKCGIISPEEEEQLVTGLEQIRQEYRQGKFNPGIDAEDVHFAVERRLVEIIGDVGKKLHTARSRNDQVGTDTRLYLREQIKQIQKQLREFQSVLLDIAENNVETLIPGYTHLQRAQPLSLAHHLLAYFQMAQRDWERLSDVYRRVNISPLGCGALAGTTFPIDRHYTAELLHFDEIYANSLDGVSDRDFAIEFLCAASLIMVHLSRLSEEIILWASEEFAFVTLQDNCATGSSIMPQKKNPDVPELVRGKTGRVFGHLQALLVIMKGLPLAYNKDLQEDKEGLFDTVNTVKACLEAMTILLGEGLKFRIQRLAQAVTEDFSNATDVADYLAARGVPFREAYNLVGKVVKTSLAAGKLLKDLTLEEWKQLHPAFAADIYEAISPQQVVAARNSYGGTGFEQVRKELLAARSQINL; translated from the coding sequence ATGACTAAACAGCAAACTTGGAGCCAGCGATTTGAATCAGCATTGCATCCTGCGATCGCTCGCTTTAATGCGAGTATCAATTTTGATATTGAATTAATAGAATATGATTTGACTGGCTCTGTTGCTCATGCCAAAATGCTGAGTAAGTGCGGCATCATTTCTCCAGAAGAAGAAGAGCAATTAGTTACTGGTTTAGAGCAAATTCGCCAAGAATATCGGCAAGGCAAATTTAATCCTGGTATCGATGCAGAAGATGTTCATTTTGCCGTCGAGCGCCGTCTTGTGGAGATTATCGGCGATGTGGGTAAAAAACTGCACACTGCTCGTTCCCGAAACGATCAAGTTGGCACAGATACTAGATTGTATTTGCGCGAGCAGATTAAACAAATTCAGAAGCAATTGCGAGAATTTCAAAGCGTTCTCCTAGATATTGCTGAAAATAACGTTGAAACCCTAATTCCTGGCTATACTCATCTACAACGCGCCCAACCCCTAAGTTTAGCCCATCACTTATTAGCATATTTTCAGATGGCACAACGCGACTGGGAACGCTTGAGCGATGTTTATCGCCGGGTAAATATTTCGCCTCTGGGTTGTGGTGCTTTAGCAGGAACTACTTTCCCGATTGACCGTCATTACACAGCCGAACTCTTGCATTTTGATGAAATTTATGCTAACAGTCTGGATGGAGTGAGCGATCGCGACTTTGCGATCGAATTTTTATGTGCTGCTAGTTTAATCATGGTTCACCTCAGCCGCCTTTCAGAAGAAATCATTCTTTGGGCATCGGAAGAATTTGCTTTTGTCACTCTTCAAGATAACTGTGCCACTGGCTCTAGCATCATGCCTCAAAAGAAAAACCCAGATGTACCAGAATTGGTGAGAGGCAAAACAGGTCGTGTCTTTGGTCATCTTCAAGCTTTATTGGTGATTATGAAGGGATTACCCTTGGCATACAATAAAGATCTACAAGAAGATAAAGAAGGCCTTTTTGACACTGTCAATACCGTCAAAGCCTGCTTAGAAGCAATGACCATTTTACTAGGAGAAGGCTTAAAGTTTCGCATTCAGCGTTTAGCACAAGCGGTGACAGAAGACTTTTCTAATGCTACAGATGTGGCAGATTATCTAGCAGCACGAGGTGTACCTTTTCGAGAAGCCTATAATCTTGTAGGTAAAGTAGTCAAAACCAGCCTTGCAGCTGGCAAACTACTGAAAGATTTGACTTTAGAGGAATGGAAACAACTTCATCCAGCTTTTGCAGCCGATATTTACGAAGCGATTTCACCCCAGCAAGTAGTAGCTGCCCGTAACAGCTATGGTGGTACGGGCTTTGAGCAAGTTAGAAAGGAACTACTTGCTGCCCGTAGCCAAATTAATCTCTAA
- the cphA gene encoding cyanophycin synthetase, giving the protein MRILKIQTLRGPNYWSIRRHKLIVMRLDLENLAETPSNEIPGFYEGLVEALPSLEGHYCSPGCRGGFLMRVREGTMMGHIVEHVALELQELVGMHVGFGRTRETSTSGVYQVVFEYLNEEAGRYAGRAAVRLCQSIVDRGRYPKAELEQDLQDLKDLWRDAALGPSTESIIKEAEKKGIPWMQLGARFLIQLGYGVNQKRIQATMTDRTGILGVELACDKEATKRVLANAGVPVPKGTVINFLDDLEEAIEYVGGYPIVLKPLDGNHGRGITIDIQNWEEAEAAYDAARQVSRSIIVERYYQGRDHRVLVVDGKVVAVAERVPAHVIGDGRSSIAELIEETNKDPNRGEGHDNILTKIELDRTSYQLLERQGYTLDSVLSKDEICYLRATANLSTGGIAVDRTDEIHPENVWLAQRIVKIVGLDIAGIDVVTSDISRPLREVDGVIVEVNAAPGFRMHVAPSQGTSRNVAGAVIEMMFPSEQSSRIPILSVTGTNGKTTTTRLLAHIFKQTGRVIGYTTTDGTYIGDYLVEAGDNTGPQSAQLILQDPTVEVAVLETARGGIVRSGLAFEAANVGVVLNVAADHLGLSDIDTIDQLAHLKSVVAEAVFPDGYAVLNADDLRVAAMAERTKANIAYFTMNPNSELVRNHIQKGGVAAVYENGFLSILKGDWTHRIERAENIPLTMGGRAPFMIANALAASLAAFVQNVSIEQIRIGLNTFRASVSQTPGRMNLFNLGNYHALVDYAHNPHSYEALGSFVRNWTNGERIGVVGGPGDRRDQDFIALGKLAAEIFDYVIVKEDDDTRGRMRGSAADLIIQGIREVNPNYKYESILDETEAINKALDLAPENSLVVILPESVSRAIQLIRGRGVVKEEITQQTTTSNTVDSQIGVTPSVVNTVNTML; this is encoded by the coding sequence ATGAGAATCCTCAAGATCCAGACCTTACGCGGCCCCAACTACTGGAGCATTCGACGCCACAAACTGATCGTCATGCGCCTCGATTTAGAAAACCTCGCCGAGACGCCTTCAAACGAGATCCCTGGCTTTTATGAAGGATTAGTTGAGGCTCTGCCTAGTCTGGAGGGTCATTATTGCTCGCCTGGCTGTCGTGGTGGTTTTCTAATGCGTGTGCGTGAAGGCACCATGATGGGTCACATTGTGGAACACGTAGCCTTAGAACTGCAAGAATTGGTCGGAATGCATGTCGGCTTTGGGCGCACCCGCGAAACTTCTACGTCGGGTGTTTATCAAGTAGTGTTCGAGTATTTGAATGAGGAAGCGGGACGCTATGCTGGCAGGGCGGCGGTGCGATTGTGCCAAAGTATTGTTGATCGGGGTCGTTATCCAAAAGCCGAATTAGAACAAGACTTACAAGACCTCAAAGACTTATGGCGTGATGCTGCGCTTGGCCCTTCTACAGAGTCGATTATCAAAGAAGCCGAAAAAAAAGGTATCCCCTGGATGCAGCTAGGAGCACGCTTCTTGATCCAGCTAGGCTATGGCGTCAACCAAAAGCGAATCCAAGCTACGATGACAGACAGAACCGGCATTTTGGGAGTAGAACTAGCTTGTGATAAAGAAGCTACAAAACGCGTCCTTGCTAATGCGGGTGTGCCAGTTCCCAAGGGTACGGTTATCAACTTTTTGGATGATTTGGAAGAAGCAATAGAATACGTTGGTGGCTATCCGATTGTGCTTAAACCCTTAGATGGCAATCACGGACGCGGCATCACCATTGACATCCAAAACTGGGAAGAAGCAGAGGCAGCTTATGATGCAGCCAGACAGGTTTCTCGGTCAATTATTGTCGAGCGATATTATCAAGGGCGCGATCATCGGGTACTGGTTGTAGATGGTAAAGTCGTAGCGGTGGCAGAACGCGTGCCAGCTCATGTGATTGGTGATGGTAGATCCAGTATTGCCGAACTGATTGAGGAAACCAATAAAGACCCTAATCGTGGTGAAGGACATGATAACATCCTGACCAAAATTGAGTTAGATCGCACTAGCTACCAATTATTGGAAAGGCAAGGTTACACTCTCGATAGTGTGCTATCTAAGGATGAAATTTGTTACCTGCGGGCAACGGCAAATTTAAGTACAGGAGGCATTGCTGTAGACCGCACAGACGAAATTCACCCTGAAAACGTTTGGTTAGCACAACGGATAGTTAAAATCGTAGGTCTGGATATTGCAGGGATTGATGTTGTCACATCGGATATTAGTCGTCCCTTACGGGAAGTTGATGGTGTAATTGTAGAAGTCAATGCAGCCCCAGGATTCCGGATGCACGTTGCCCCAAGTCAAGGTACTTCGCGCAATGTTGCCGGAGCCGTGATTGAGATGATGTTCCCCAGTGAACAATCTAGCCGCATTCCAATTTTGTCGGTGACAGGCACTAACGGTAAAACTACTACTACCCGCCTGTTGGCACATATTTTTAAACAGACAGGAAGAGTAATAGGATATACAACTACCGATGGAACTTATATCGGAGATTACTTAGTAGAAGCAGGGGATAACACTGGCCCTCAAAGTGCTCAATTAATCTTGCAAGATCCGACTGTAGAAGTAGCAGTTTTGGAAACGGCTAGAGGTGGAATTGTCCGTTCTGGATTAGCGTTTGAAGCTGCAAATGTTGGTGTAGTATTAAATGTTGCCGCCGATCACTTGGGACTTAGTGACATTGATACAATAGACCAATTGGCACATCTCAAGAGTGTGGTAGCTGAAGCGGTTTTTCCTGATGGCTACGCTGTCCTCAATGCCGACGATCTACGCGTGGCAGCGATGGCAGAGAGGACAAAAGCTAATATTGCCTACTTTACCATGAACCCAAATTCAGAATTGGTGCGAAACCACATCCAAAAAGGAGGAGTGGCGGCAGTATATGAAAATGGCTTTCTGTCTATTTTGAAGGGAGATTGGACACACCGGATTGAACGCGCCGAAAACATTCCCTTGACAATGGGTGGACGTGCGCCATTTATGATTGCTAATGCTTTGGCAGCTTCACTAGCGGCTTTTGTCCAAAACGTTTCGATTGAACAAATTCGTATTGGCTTAAATACATTCCGCGCTTCCGTTAGCCAAACGCCAGGAAGGATGAATTTGTTTAATTTGGGCAACTACCACGCTTTGGTAGACTATGCACATAATCCCCACAGTTACGAAGCTTTAGGTTCTTTTGTCCGCAACTGGACAAATGGAGAACGTATTGGTGTGGTTGGTGGACCTGGCGATCGCCGCGATCAAGATTTTATCGCATTGGGCAAGCTAGCGGCGGAGATTTTTGACTATGTAATTGTCAAAGAAGATGATGATACTCGCGGACGAATGCGGGGATCAGCAGCAGATTTGATTATTCAAGGTATTAGGGAAGTAAATCCTAATTATAAATATGAATCGATTCTGGATGAAACAGAAGCGATTAATAAAGCCTTGGATCTTGCCCCTGAAAACAGTCTGGTGGTGATTTTGCCAGAAAGTGTCAGCCGTGCTATCCAATTAATTAGGGGACGTGGTGTAGTCAAAGAAGAGATCACCCAACAAACTACCACCTCAAACACCGTAGACTCTCAGATAGGAGTAACTCCTTCTGTAGTAAATACGGTAAATACTATGTTGTAA
- a CDS encoding protein kinase produces MQAQELVVIKLLTFNHDFEWSDLKLFEREAETLKSLSHPSIPRYLDYFEVNSPQLKGFALVQTYLPVKTLEEYVKAGCSFTETELKDIAKALLEILIYLHNQKPPVIHRDIKPSNILLGDRSGNHVGKVYLVDFGSVQNIAATEGGTITIVGTYGYMPPEQFVGRGVPASDIYSLGATLIYLATGTHPADLPQKDLRLEFELLVNFNSGFTNWLKWATEPSLEKRLASSHKALQVLKEEQPTDASNFVTAQLIDSKIKLIKDTNSLKIIFPSMGFRKYTKIANWSVIGWNSFVILFCIITAIYSSYPVNINFFVLALPFLVIGLFMLYGFIYALFGNIKLEINSEQITLMWQLFGLKFHCQHPSARKDITKLIYIPQHLTTTSKGRSFDVPPQIILWAGVRKYQLTGIGGAIQSETEVQWLAQELSEWLGLPIRRDQ; encoded by the coding sequence TTGAATGGAGCGATCTGAAATTATTTGAACGTGAAGCTGAAACTTTAAAATCTTTATCTCATCCCTCCATCCCACGCTATTTGGATTACTTTGAGGTCAATTCACCACAACTAAAAGGATTTGCTCTAGTACAAACTTATCTGCCAGTAAAAACTTTAGAAGAATACGTAAAAGCAGGATGCTCTTTTACAGAAACAGAATTAAAAGATATAGCTAAAGCACTTTTAGAAATTCTGATTTACTTGCACAATCAAAAACCTCCTGTTATCCACCGCGATATTAAGCCCAGTAATATTTTATTAGGAGATAGGTCAGGTAATCATGTTGGAAAAGTTTATTTAGTTGATTTTGGTTCAGTACAAAATATCGCTGCCACTGAAGGTGGAACAATTACCATTGTGGGAACCTATGGTTATATGCCACCAGAACAATTTGTTGGACGTGGTGTGCCAGCGTCTGATATATACAGCTTGGGTGCGACATTGATTTACTTGGCGACAGGTACGCATCCAGCAGATTTACCGCAAAAAGATTTACGACTTGAATTTGAGTTATTAGTTAATTTCAATTCTGGCTTTACTAACTGGTTAAAATGGGCGACTGAACCTAGTTTAGAAAAGCGTTTGGCATCTAGTCATAAAGCATTACAAGTTTTGAAAGAAGAGCAGCCAACAGATGCAAGCAATTTTGTTACCGCCCAATTAATTGATAGCAAAATTAAACTCATTAAAGATACAAATTCTCTCAAAATTATATTTCCATCAATGGGATTTCGTAAATATACCAAAATTGCAAATTGGTCTGTTATTGGCTGGAATTCATTTGTGATTTTATTTTGTATAATCACTGCTATCTATTCTTCTTATCCTGTCAACATCAATTTTTTTGTATTAGCTCTTCCTTTTTTGGTGATTGGCTTGTTCATGTTATATGGATTTATCTATGCTTTATTTGGAAATATCAAACTAGAGATTAACTCCGAACAGATTACTTTAATGTGGCAATTATTTGGTTTAAAATTCCATTGCCAACATCCATCAGCAAGAAAAGATATAACTAAACTGATCTATATTCCACAACACTTGACTACTACTTCCAAAGGTCGCAGTTTTGACGTACCACCTCAAATCATCTTATGGGCGGGAGTGCGTAAGTATCAACTGACTGGTATTGGTGGCGCTATACAATCTGAAACAGAAGTTCAATGGCTAGCTCAAGAATTGAGTGAATGGCTGGGTTTGCCAATTAGGCGAGATCAATAA
- a CDS encoding cyanophycinase: MPELQAKSLEMRTPQATKTAVLVIGGAEDKVHGREILRTFFGRAGGSDAHIAIIPSASREPSIIGGRYIRIFEDMGAKKVEILDIREREQCEYRDYQQTLEACTGVFLTGGDQLRLCGVLADTPTMDIIRQRVRTGQLTLAGTSAGAAVMGHHMIAGGGSGESPNRSLVDMATGLGFIPEVIVDQHFNNRNRMGRLMSAIASHPDRLGIGIDEDTCALFERDGWLQVLGKGSVTIVDPTEVTHTNEPHVGATEPLNLHNLRLHILSHGDRFHLYQRTVLPSVYRVSS, encoded by the coding sequence ATGCCGGAATTACAAGCTAAATCGCTGGAAATGAGGACACCCCAAGCAACTAAAACCGCTGTTCTGGTTATCGGAGGCGCAGAAGACAAAGTTCACGGCCGTGAAATTCTGCGGACTTTTTTTGGTCGTGCTGGCGGTAGCGATGCTCATATTGCCATTATCCCCTCTGCCTCTCGCGAACCCTCAATTATTGGTGGCCGGTATATTCGTATCTTTGAGGATATGGGTGCTAAAAAGGTTGAGATTTTAGATATTCGCGAACGAGAACAGTGTGAATACCGCGATTACCAACAAACCCTGGAAGCTTGTACAGGGGTTTTTTTAACGGGAGGCGACCAATTGAGATTGTGTGGTGTGTTAGCTGACACACCAACGATGGATATCATTCGGCAGCGAGTCAGAACAGGGCAACTAACCTTGGCAGGTACTAGTGCGGGAGCGGCTGTAATGGGACATCACATGATTGCAGGAGGTGGTAGTGGCGAGTCTCCGAATCGTTCCCTTGTAGATATGGCAACAGGTTTGGGATTTATACCGGAGGTGATTGTAGATCAGCATTTTAACAATCGCAATCGCATGGGGCGACTGATGAGCGCGATCGCCTCTCATCCCGATCGCCTTGGTATTGGCATTGATGAAGATACTTGTGCCTTGTTTGAGCGCGATGGTTGGCTGCAAGTTTTAGGTAAAGGTTCCGTGACAATTGTCGATCCGACTGAAGTTACCCATACCAACGAACCTCATGTGGGAGCAACAGAACCTTTGAATCTTCACAATTTACGCCTGCATATTCTCAGCCACGGCGATCGCTTTCACCTCTATCAGCGCACGGTTTTACCTTCTGTTTACCGTGTTTCCAGCTGA
- the larB gene encoding nickel pincer cofactor biosynthesis protein LarB has translation MTDETTLRSLLENVANGNIAPDAALDKLKHFAYEPVGEFAKIDNHRALRTGFPEVIWSPGKTPDQIAQIMEVMRLQNPVVMATRVEGAVYAALQSRVRGLRYYEAARICAITPPEIEPRYPGAIGIISAGTADLPVAEEAAVTAELSGFYVQRLWDVGVAGIHRLLNNRHVLASASVLIVVAGMEGALPSVVAGLADCPVIAVPTSIGYGASFGGLAPLLTMLNSCAAGVGVVNIDNGFGAAILAGQILRTAEKLRLASPNS, from the coding sequence ATGACTGATGAAACTACTTTGCGATCGCTCTTAGAAAATGTTGCCAATGGTAATATTGCCCCAGATGCGGCACTAGACAAACTCAAGCATTTCGCATATGAACCTGTAGGTGAGTTTGCCAAAATTGATAATCATCGTGCTTTAAGAACTGGTTTCCCAGAAGTAATTTGGAGTCCAGGCAAAACTCCCGATCAGATTGCTCAAATTATGGAGGTGATGCGCCTCCAAAACCCAGTGGTGATGGCAACTCGCGTTGAAGGGGCAGTATATGCGGCACTACAATCTAGGGTTAGAGGTTTGCGGTATTACGAAGCGGCGCGAATTTGTGCGATTACACCTCCTGAAATCGAACCACGCTATCCAGGTGCAATAGGTATTATTTCTGCTGGTACTGCCGATTTACCTGTAGCTGAAGAAGCTGCTGTCACAGCAGAACTTTCTGGTTTTTACGTTCAGCGCCTCTGGGATGTGGGTGTTGCTGGCATTCACCGCTTGCTAAATAACCGTCATGTCCTTGCATCAGCATCGGTTTTAATTGTTGTAGCAGGTATGGAAGGCGCTCTACCTAGCGTGGTTGCCGGTTTGGCAGATTGTCCGGTGATTGCTGTTCCTACTAGCATTGGTTATGGTGCAAGCTTTGGAGGTTTAGCACCACTGTTGACAATGCTAAATTCTTGTGCAGCCGGAGTAGGCGTAGTAAATATTGATAATGGTTTTGGCGCGGCAATTTTAGCAGGACAAATTTTGCGAACAGCCGAGAAATTGCGGTTGGCATCTCCTAATTCTTAA